The following are encoded together in the Erwinia sp. E602 genome:
- a CDS encoding PTS sugar transporter subunit IIC translates to MSRFSETLFGVIENRISPIAARLSGQRHVVAIKDGFISSMPFLIVGSFMLLFAHPPFGADSQWAFARWWLGMVERHSTQIMMPYNMTMGIMAVYICAAIAYNLAISYRMNGFMAACLSLMSFLLVAAPQSNGALPVGSLGGEGIFTAIIVSLYATELMHFLQKHNIGFKLPEQVPPKIRQSFDLLIPIMAIFITLFPLSLWVQDQFGMLLPQAIMAIFKPIISASDSLPAVLIAVLLCHLLWFAGIHGAVIVGGILQAFWLTNLGINQQELNAGAPITQVFIEPFWQFFIVVGGSGATMGLVFLYLRSRSAHLRSIGKLGLVPSMFNINEPIIFGSPIVMNPLLFIPFITAPLVNATIAWIATRTNMVNHVVSLAPWTTPGPIGAAWSTGWDFRAVILVGVLIAVSTLIYYPFFKMYERQLLEQEQPAPAKEDGDLKAVEG, encoded by the coding sequence ATGAGCCGCTTCAGCGAGACCCTGTTTGGGGTGATCGAAAACCGCATCAGTCCGATCGCGGCGCGGTTATCAGGCCAGCGCCACGTGGTGGCAATCAAGGACGGCTTTATCTCCTCGATGCCGTTCCTGATCGTCGGATCCTTTATGCTGCTGTTTGCGCACCCGCCGTTTGGCGCCGACAGCCAGTGGGCGTTCGCCCGGTGGTGGCTGGGTATGGTGGAACGCCACTCCACGCAGATCATGATGCCCTACAACATGACCATGGGCATTATGGCGGTCTACATCTGCGCCGCCATCGCCTATAACCTTGCCATCAGCTACAGGATGAACGGCTTTATGGCCGCCTGCCTGTCGCTGATGTCATTCCTGCTGGTCGCCGCGCCGCAGAGCAACGGCGCGCTGCCGGTGGGATCGCTGGGCGGCGAAGGGATCTTTACCGCGATTATCGTCAGCCTGTATGCCACCGAGCTGATGCACTTCCTGCAGAAGCACAATATTGGCTTTAAGCTGCCCGAACAGGTGCCGCCGAAAATCCGCCAGTCGTTTGACCTGCTGATCCCGATCATGGCGATCTTCATTACCCTGTTCCCGCTCAGCCTGTGGGTGCAGGATCAGTTCGGCATGCTGCTGCCGCAGGCGATTATGGCGATCTTCAAGCCGATCATCTCCGCCTCTGACTCGCTGCCCGCCGTGCTGATCGCCGTACTGCTGTGCCATCTGCTGTGGTTCGCCGGTATTCACGGTGCGGTGATCGTCGGCGGTATTCTGCAGGCGTTCTGGCTGACCAACCTCGGCATTAACCAGCAGGAACTCAACGCCGGCGCGCCGATTACCCAGGTGTTTATCGAGCCGTTCTGGCAGTTCTTTATCGTGGTCGGCGGCTCGGGGGCCACCATGGGGCTGGTGTTCCTCTACCTGCGCAGCCGTTCGGCGCACCTGCGTTCGATTGGCAAGCTGGGGCTGGTGCCGAGCATGTTCAACATCAACGAGCCGATTATCTTTGGTTCTCCGATCGTCATGAACCCGCTGCTGTTTATCCCGTTTATCACCGCGCCGCTGGTTAACGCCACCATTGCGTGGATCGCCACCCGCACCAACATGGTCAATCACGTGGTGTCGTTAGCGCCGTGGACCACCCCCGGCCCGATCGGTGCCGCCTGGTCAACCGGCTGGGACTTCCGCGCGGTGATTCTGGTCGGCGTGCTGATCGCCGTCTCAACGCTGATTTACTACCCGTTCTTTAAAATGTACGAACGCCAGCTGCTGGAGCAGGAACAGCCTGCACCCGCGAAAGAAGATG
- a CDS encoding PTS sugar transporter subunit IIB, which produces MNKILLCCAAGMSTSMVVQRMEKAAKEKNIDVEINAVGLDEFNEQIGHYDCCLLGPQIKYKLADFKPLADELNKPIAVINTMDYGMMNGDKILTEALAMINNGRAA; this is translated from the coding sequence ATGAATAAAATTTTACTCTGTTGTGCTGCAGGTATGTCCACCAGCATGGTGGTCCAGCGGATGGAAAAGGCCGCAAAAGAGAAGAACATCGACGTGGAGATCAACGCGGTAGGACTCGACGAATTCAACGAGCAGATCGGCCATTACGACTGCTGCCTGCTGGGCCCGCAGATCAAGTACAAGCTGGCGGACTTTAAGCCGCTGGCGGATGAGCTGAACAAGCCGATCGCGGTGATCAACACCATGGATTACGGCATGATGAACGGCGACAAGATCCTCACCGAAGCGCTGGCGATGATCAACAACGGCAGGGCCGCGTGA